The following proteins are co-located in the Castanea sativa cultivar Marrone di Chiusa Pesio chromosome 8, ASM4071231v1 genome:
- the LOC142607712 gene encoding uncharacterized protein LOC142607712, with product MGLHLIQPEPIRYLFSFSGTSVSVRAREPRLAEEKKMGAAANPVVEQPSSETTPDQVEALLEAARYDDLDDVVSLASSGVSLDSKDSLGRTALHMAAANGHLDVVEYLINRGVDLNAINEEKNTPLHWACLNGHIEVVKKLILAGANVTELNSYERTPMDEAVSGCKMDVIDAINAAVAQLELTGISVS from the exons ATGGGGTTACACCTGATCCAGCCCGAACCGATCCGTTACTTGTTCTCTTTCTCTGGTACTTCAGTGAGTGTGCGGGCGCGCGAGCCGAGATTGGCAGAAGAGAAGAAGATGGGAGCGGCGGCAAATCCAGTAGTAGAGCAACCATCATCCGAAACGACGCCGGACCAGGTCGAGGCTTTGCTTGAG GCCGCTAGATACGATGATCTTGACGACGTCGTCAGCTTAGCATCCTCCGGTGTTTCTCTCGATTCCAAGGACTCCCTTGGCCGTACag CGCTTCATATGGCTGCAGCAAATGGACATCTTGACGTTGTAGAATATCTTATTAACAGAGGAGTG GATCTTAATGCTATTAATGAGGAGAAGAATACACCTCTTCATTGGGCTTGCCTCAATGGTCATATTGAG GTGGTTAAGAAACTGATCTTGGCAGGTGCAAATGTGACTGAATTGAACAG CTATGAGAGGACTCCAATGGATGAAGCAGTGAGTGGATGTAAGATGGACGTCATTGATGCAATTAATGCAGCAGTTGCACAACTGGAACTCACTGGTATCAGTGTTTCCTAA